In Malaclemys terrapin pileata isolate rMalTer1 chromosome 11, rMalTer1.hap1, whole genome shotgun sequence, a single genomic region encodes these proteins:
- the C11H2orf69 gene encoding mitochondrial protein C2orf69 homolog: protein MSRRGRCSPAATSVLRGLVGSAFLCLARAMSLCRAPPTCGAGPSGGGSSSARPSPPWLRLPQVPGADPGRTNDLLLLLPPEQPPPPRHHVVYFPGDVQNYRDVMACHPENFQWECWSLENIATILARRFPNSYVWVVKCSRMHLHKFSCYDNFVASNLFGAPEHSSDFAAFTHLHALLVNAFSITQNILLSQKSMYNFNKDETIAVCKSKSVPTTNGCPASERERNWEYSDNSAMSFGTPSVIGEASFTLIGFSKGCVVLNQLLYELKEAKKDKNTDAFIKNIRAFYWLDGGHSGGSNTWVTDPEVLKEFAETGIAVHAHVTPYQVFDTMRSWIGKEHKKFVQILEEFGVQVKKLLHFADEVPSLDNHFRVHEVF, encoded by the exons ATGAGCAGGCGCGGGCGCTGCTCGCCCGCCGCCACCTCGGTGCTGAGGGGCCTGGTCGGCTCGGCCTTCCTGTGCCTGGCCAGGGCCATGAGCCTGTGCCGAGCCCCGCCGACCTGCGGGGCGGGGCCCTCGGGCGGCGGCTCCTCCTCCGCCCGCCCGAGTCCCCCGTGGCTGCGGCTGCCGCAGGTGCCGGGCGCCGACCCCGGCAGAACCAAcgacctgttgctgctgctgccgccggagcagccgccgccgcctcgGCATCATGTCGTCTATTTCCCGGGGGACGTGCAG AACTATCGTGACGTTATGGCCTGCCATCCAGAAAACTTTCAATGGGAGTGCTGGAGTTTAGAAAACATTGCTACTATACTCGCTCGCCGATTCCCTAATAGTTATGTTTGGGTTGTAAAATGTTCCCGTATGCATCTGCACAAATTCAGCTGCTATGATAATTTTGTGGCAAGTAATTTGTTTGGAGCACCAGAACACAGCAGTGACTTTGCAGCTTTCACACACCTTCATGCGTTGCTAGTTAATGCATTCAGTATCACCCAGAACATTTTGCTGTCTCAAAAGAGTATGTATAATTTCAACAAGGATGAAACGATAGCTGTTTGTAAATCAAAATCTGTTCCTACTACAAATGGCTGTCcagcatcagagagagagagaaattgggaATATTCTGATAATTCTGCTATGAGTTTTGGCACACCATCTGTTATAGGTGAAGCATCATTTACTTTGATTGGCTTCAGTAAAGGTTGTGTGGTTTTGAACCAGCTGCTTTATGAGTTAAAAGAAGCGAAAAAGGACAAGAACACAGATGCCTTTATAAAAAATATAAGAGCATTTTACTGGCTGGATGGTGGTCACTCTGGAGGAAGCAATACTTGGGTTACTGACCCTGAAGTGTTGAAAGAATTTGCAGAGACAGGGATTGCAGTTCATGCTCATGTTACACCTTACCAAGTGTTTGATACAATGAGGTCATGGATTGGGAAGGAGCACAAGAAATTTGTGCAGATTCTTGAAGAATTTGGTGTGCAAGTAAAGAAACTGCTTCATTTTGCAGATGAAGTCCCTTCCTTAGATAACCACTTCAGAGTTCATGAagtattttga